In the genome of Cryptomeria japonica chromosome 8, Sugi_1.0, whole genome shotgun sequence, one region contains:
- the LOC131038784 gene encoding patatin-like protein 2: MATMEKLSPKYGDMVTILSIDGGGVRGIIPSTILEFLETELQKLDGPDVRLADYFDVIAGTSTGGLVTAMLTAPNKENRPLFAAKDVKQFYKDESCSIFPTRGFIWGWLLKIYAFLRGPKYTGRYLHNRVKELVGDIRLHDLLTNVVIPTYDSHLQQPVIFSTFQARDDVSKDAYLSDVCIGTSAAPTYLPAHYFETKDSFGIPRPFHLIDGGVAANNPTLVAMNEVTKESLNHPEEWVTLRKAKDKRNILVLSLGTGYKTATYKASDVSKWGLLGWLRQKDMVPIVDTFMQSSSDMVDIHSSLLFHTFQSEQNYLRIQENELMGDAASVDISTKENLENLEEIGKELLKKYVSRADFQTGLFEEAYDEGTNGDRLIRFAKELSNERKVRIIARSSADTAQNPVPAP, from the exons ATGGCAACCATGGAAAAACTGTCACCCAAATATGGAGATATGGTCACCATTCTTAGCATTGACGGAGGAGGAGTCCGGGGAATAATCCCTTCAACTATCCTTGAATTTCTAGAGACAGAGCTTCAG AAACTGGATGGCCCAGACGTCAGATTAGCAGATTATTTCGATGTCATTGCGGGGACAAGCACAGGAGGACTCGTTACTGCAATGTTAACTGCTCCAAACAAGGAAAACAGACCACTGTTTGCCGCTAAGGACGTTAAACAGTTCTATAAGGACGAGAGCTGTTCAATTTTCCCAACCAGAGG GTTCATTTGGGGATGGTTGCTAAAAATTTACGCTTTCCTGAGAGGCCCAAAATATACGGGGCGTTATTTGCACAATCGGGTTAAAGAATTAGTGGGTGACATTCGATTGCATGATCTACTAACTAATGTGGTGATCCCAACATACGACAGCCATTTACAGCAGCCTGTAATTTTCTCTACTTTTCAG GCCAGAGACGATGTCTCAAAAGATGCATATTTATCAGATGTATGCATTGGTACTTCCGCAGCCCCAACATATCTTCCTGCTCACTATTTTGAGACAAAAGATTCATTTGGCATCCCCAGACCATTCcacctcatagatggaggagtggcTGCTAATAATCCA ACTTTGGTTGCTATGAACGAAGTGACAAAAGAATCCCTCAACCACCCCGAAGAATGGGTAACCCTAAGAAAAGCAAAG GACAAGAGAAATATTTTGGTGCTATCTCTTGGAACTGGATACAAAACGGCAACCTACAAAGCCAGTGATGTTTCAAAATGGGGACTCTTGGGATGGCTTCGTCAGAAAGATATGGTACCAATAGTGGACACTTTTATGCAATCAAGTTCCGATATGGTGGACATTCATTCTTCCTTACTCTTCCACACCTTTCAATCGGAACAAAACTATCTCAGAATTCAG GAAAACGAATTGATGGGAGATGCAGCCTCTGTTGATATCTCTACTAAggaaaatcttgagaaccttgaaGAGATAGGCAAAGAGCTTCTGAAAAAGTATGTGTCCAGAGCCGATTTTCAGACGGGATTGTTTGAGGAAGCTTATGATGAGGGTACCAATGGCGATAGGTTGATCAG GTTTGCTAAGGAACTCTCAAACGAAAGAAAGGTTCGAATAATCGCACGTTCATCTGCGGATACAGCTCAGAATCCTGTCCCAGCTCCCTAA